ACAGGGCCGCCCGTGGTGATGTACTCCTGCACGACCGCTCGCAGGACTTCCTTTTCGCGCTCGCCTAGCTCTTCCGACATCCGTTGATCACGCTCCAGGAATCCTCCAAAAGTCTAAGGAGGTCTCCAGGGCGGTTCAATCCCGGTTCGCAGGGCAGGCAGCCAGCCGCCCGGAGGACCTACAACAGGCCCCCTGCCCCTCCTCCGGGCTCTCCACGATTGAACACCCGGCGCAGGTGGCATGAGATGGGGGTCCATGTACGACGACGCCTTCGAGATCCGCCACATCGCGGAGTCCTTGCTGTACCGGTACGCCACGTGTCTGGACGACGGGCCGCTGGAGCACTGGCCCCGCTGCTTCACCGACACGGGCCAGTACCGGCTCATCCCCCGGGAGAACCTCGTGCAGAACGTGCCGGTGGCACTGATGCACTGCACCTCGCGCGGCCAGTTGGAGGAGTGCGTCACCACCCTGATGCGGACCCACGCCACGGTGCCGTACGCCTGCCGTCACCTGTACACGAACGTCCAGGTGGAGCTGCCCCGAGGGGGCCGCGCGCTCGTCCGGGCCAACTACGCCATCTACCACATGGTGGAAGAGGGCGAGGTGGACCTGCTCAGCATGGGCCGCGTGGAGGCTCGCGTGCTCCTGGAGCCCCAGCCCCTCTTCGAGCGCATGGACGTCATCTACGAGATGTGCCGGCTGTCCGGGCTGAAGATCTACCCGCTCTAGGGAGGCCGCACGCCTGCTGTGCTGGCCACGCCGGAGCGGCACTGTGCTCTAGGACAGGCGCACACATCGCACAGAAGGATCGGACACGTTAGAAGAGCCGCGCCGTGTCCTCGACCGCTCCCTCACTGACCGCCGCGCTCCACGCCGAGTCCACTCCTGCGGACCCGCGTAAGGGCTGGATCGTCTTCTGTCTCTTCGCGCTGTACGTCATCTGGGGCTCCACGTACCTGGCCATCCGCTGGACGCTCGTGGGCGGCTTCACCCCGCTGATGATGGGCGGCCTGCGCTTCACGGTGGCAGGCACCATCCTCTACGCGGTGTTGCGGCTGCGGGGCATGGCGGCGCCCACGCGGGAGCAGTGGAAGGCGGGGGCGTTCACCGGGCTGCTGCTGCTCGTCATCGGCAACGGGTGCGTGGCGTTCGCGCAGCAGTCGGTGCCCTCGGGCGTCGCGGCGCTGGTGGTGGGCAGCATGCCGCTGTGGGCGGCGCTCTTTGGCGGCCTCTCCGACGGCCAGTGGCCAGGCCGCGCCGAGCGCTGGGGCCTAGGGCTGGGTTTCTTCGGCATCGTCCTGCTGAACCAGGGCGGTGAGCTGGGCCACCAGGGGCTGCCCGTGCTCGCGCTCCTGTTCGCGCCGTTGAGCTGGGCGTACGGCTCCGTCTGGGGCCGGCGCAGCCCCTCCATGCCACCGGGGCTGATGACCACCGCGACGCAGATGATCTGCGCGGGGGTCATGCTGGTGGGGCTGAGCTTCGCCGTAGGCGAGCGGATGACGCACCTGCCCGATACCCGCGCCCTGCTCTCCTTCGTGTACCTCATTGGCTTCGGCTCGCTCGTGGCGTTCAGCGCGTATGGCTACCTGCTGCGCAACGCGCGCCCGGCGATCGCCACCAGCTACGCCTACGTGAACCCCCTGGTGGCGATGCTGCTCGGCCTGGGCCTGGGCGGCGAGACGCCGGGGCCCCATGCCTTCTTGGCCATGACGGCCATCCTCGCGGCGGTGGTGCTCATCACGCGCAAGGCCTCCAAGCCACGGCGCGCGGAAGCGGCGGCGACTGGCATCTCGACCTCCTGAGGCTTGAGCTCCAGTCCGAGTGCCTCACTGAACGATCTTGGGGGGCGCGATGGGCCTGCGCTCCGTCAGGCTGAAGCGATCGTCGCGGCCCAGCACGTGGACCCGCGCGTCGTGGATGGTGAAGATGCGCTCGGCCTTCTGCCGGTCGGAGAGGTTCGTGTAGCGGATGGTCGAGCCGTCGATGACGTACACCGCGCCCGAGCCCAGCACGACGAACTCCTCGTCATTCGTCACGTGGATGGCGGTGTCCTCATCGATGCCGATGCCCAGGTTGTGAGGGTTCTGCGCCACGGCGCCCATCAACCGCCCGAAGCGTCCGCGCTCGGCGAAGTGCGAATCCACCACGACACCTTCCAACAGCCCCAGTCCTGGAGCCATGGCCAGCGTGGCGAGGCACGACTTGTTGGTGGGACCACCGATCAGCATCGTCTCGGACATGGCCGCCGCGCCCGCCGAGGTGCCGACGATGGCGGTGCCGGACTTGTGCAGCGCGAGGATGCGCTCCAACAGCGGCGAGCCTCCAATCTGACTGGTGATGCGCAGCTGGTCGCCACCCGTGAAGAACATCACCGCGGCCTCCTCGACCTTCTGGAGGTTGGCGGGATCGTAGGCCTGCTCCCGCGTGCGGATGTCGAGCACCTCCAGCCGATTCGCGCCCAGCCGCCCGAAGGCCGCCCGGTAGGTCTCCTCCATGGCCTCAGGCTCCGAGGAGGCCACGGTGAGCAGGAGGATGTGGCCCTGGGTGCCCGCCTGCTTCGCCGCGTACGCGAGGATGGCACGGTCCTCATCGGACTCCTTCTGCTCGCTGCCGCCAATCACGAGAAGGTCGCCCGCGTGCTTCTTCCTCATACGCCCCCGTCTCCTTGCGCCACGACGATCTGTCCGTCCCCCACCCGGTGCTGGCCTCGCGTGAAGACGTGGAGCAGTTCCAGGGTGTCCTCCTTCATCACCAGAACATCTGCATCGGCCCCCAGGGCGAGCCGCCCTTTCCGGGGGAGCTTCAGGGCAGTCGCGGGGTTGCTCGTGAAGAAGGGCAGCACTCGATCGAGCGCGAAGCCATGCTCGCGCACAGTAGAAATCAGCTCTTCGAGCAGGCGGGCAGGCGACGCGCCCGCGGTGTGCGCATCCGAGGAGACGGTGAGCTGGCCCGGCGCGCCGCCGTGGTCCAGGTAGTAGCGGATCCACGGGCCCAGCCCTGGGTCCACCGTGTCCAGGTCCACGAAGGCACCCCGGCGAGCCAAGGCGATGGCGTCGTCCATGAGCGCCTCGGTCCGGTTGGCGTGGGTGACGTAGAGGGACTCCGGCAGCACCTCGTACCCATCCAGCAGCGCATGGAGCATCGCGAGCCGTGCGCGCCCAGGCCCCGCGTGGAAGTGCGTCACCCCCGCCTTGCCCGCCGTCCTCCCGCCCACCAGCGCCGAGGACACCAAGCGCGCCAGCTCGTCCACCGTGGGCTGGCTGGAGCGGACATCCGAGATGGCCACCTCGCCCACGCCGATCATGCAGTCGATGAAGGTCAGGTCATCTTCCACGGAGCCGGTGAGCGTGCGCGGCGGGAGATGAAAACCACCCGTATAAAGGAGGGCCGTCACGCCCTGCTCCGTGAGCTGCCGGGCCTTGCCGACCAGCGCGCCCAGGTGCCGCGTGGAGCTGTCCGTCCCCAAACACCCCACCACGGTGGTGATGCCCGCGAGCAGCAGCTGCTCCACCCGCACCTCCGGCATGCGGCTGGAGAACCCCTTCTCTCCCCCCGCACCGATGATGTGCTCGTGCGGATCCACCAGTCCGGGGATGACAAGACAGCCGCTCGCGTCCACCACCTCGAAGGGCAGCCCGAGCGCGGACAGCGCGGACTCCTCCACCGGCCCGAGCCGGGCGATCCGGTCCCCCACGAGCAGCAGGGACTGGACGCCGGCAGGCGCCGGAATGAGCAGGGTCCCGTTCCGGATGAGGGTGAGCATGGAGCCCGTCCCTACTCGAACACCCGCTCGACCGGGTTCTCGCACGCAGCGTCTTCATCCACCTCGGCCAGGGCCTCGAGGACCTCCAGCGCCTCGTGCACGATGTCGGCGATGATGACCATCCGATCCCCGGTGCGGGTCTGCTGGAAGGCGCGGAGGATGGCCTCGCGCTGATCCTTGGCGAAGTGGAAGGGCGTGCCCGGAGGCAGGCAGCTCTTCATCATCTGGGGAATCTCGAGCGCGGCGCGGTCCCGGCGGTCCTTCAAGTCATACAGCACGTACTCGTCCACGAAGGACAGCGTTTCCTGGAAGGTGGCCAGGATGTCTTCATCCCGCCTGTCTCCGGGGAGGCCAATGGCCATGAGGGTCCGCCGGCCCTCGGTGCGGGGCAGCGCCTCGCCCAGCGCCTTCATGGCGCCCACGTTGTGCCCGTAGTCCAGGATGACCTGCCGCTCCGCCAGCCCGAAGAGGTTGAAGCGGCCCGGCGTCGTCCTCATGTCGGTGCGGAAGGTCGTCAGGGCCCGGACGATGAGGGCCGGGTTGAGCCCCGAGGCCCATGCCGCAGCGGTGGCGGCCAGCGCGTTCTCGAGCTGGAAGCGGAGGGTGCCGCCCGCGGTGAACGTGACGCGCTCCAGCTCCACGAGCATCTGCCGGATGTGCCCCTGAGCCGTGACGATGATGTTGTTCTCCACGAAGACGCAGCTGCCGCCTTGGAGCATGTGCGCTTGGAGGATGGGGTTCTCCGGGCTGCGGCCGAAGTAGACGACCTTGCCCTTGGAAGCCGCGGCCATCTCCGCCACCCGTGGGTCATCCGCGTTGAGCACGGCGGCACCCTCCTCGGCTACGGACTCGACGACGACCTGCTTCACGCGGGCCAGCTGCTCCATCGTGTCGATGCCGCCGACGCCGAGATGATCCGAGCTGAGGTTGGTAACCACGCCTACGCTGCACCAGTCGAAGCCGAGCCCCTCGCGGAGGATGCCCCCGCGCGCCACCTCGAGCACGGCGGCCTCCACTCGGGGATGCAGCAGCACGGCTTGGGCGCTCTTGGGCCCGGAACAGTCTCCTTCGAGGATGCGCTCGCCCCGGATGTACGTGCCCTCGGTGCTGGTGAAGCCGACCCTGCGGCGCGCGGTCTCGAACATGTGCGCCACGAGCCGGACCACCGTCGTCTTCCCGTTGGTGCCCGTGACAGCGACGATGGGGATGCGCGACGGCGTGCCCGGTGGATACAACATGTCGATGATGGGGCCCCCCACGTCGCGCGGCACGCCGCTGGTGGGCTGGATGTGCATGCGCAGGCCTGGGGCCGCGTTCACCTCGACGATGGCTCCACCCTGCTCCGCCAGCGGGCGGCGGATGTCCTTGCACAGCAGGTCGATGCCCGCGATGTCCAGGTTCAGCATCTGCGCGGCGAGTTCGGCCAGGCGGGCGTTGCTCGGGTGCACCACGTCCGTGACATCGGCAGCGGTGCCTCCGGTGGACAGGTTGCAGTTCTGCCGCAGCTTCACGGCCTGCCCGGCCGCGGGCACGGAGTCCCCGGTGAACCCCTGCTGCTGGAGCACCACTTGGGCAGCATCATCCAGCCGGATGCGCGTCAGGCTGCTGCTGTGTCCCGGGCGGCGGCGCGGATCCCGGTTCGCCACCTCGACGAGCTGCGCGATGGTGCTCTTGCCATCGCCCATCACCTGGGCAGGGTCTCTGCGCGCGGCGGCCACCATCTTCCCGTCCACGACGAGCAGGCGGTAGTCATCACCTTCGATGTGGCGCTCGACCAGTACATCCCCGCGGTACTGAGAGGCCACCGCGTAGGCGGCGCGGACCTCGGCCTCCGAGCGCAGGTTGACCATCACGCCCTTGCCCTGATTTCCAGCCTCGGGCTTGAGGATGACGGGCAGGCCCAGATCCTGCGCCACATCCCAGGCCTCGTCGGCGGACTTCACGGTGCGGCCCTCGGGCACGGAGATGCCCACGGCGCGCAGGATGGTGTTGGTGAGCGGCTTCTCCTGGCAGATGTCCACGGCGATGGCGGACGTGTCCGACGTCTGCGAGGCCATGATGCGCTTCTGGTACACACCATAGCCGAGCTGCACGAGGCTCCCAGTGGGCGTGAGCCTCTTCACCGGGATGCGGCGCTTGCGCGCCGCGTCCACGATGGCCTTGGTGCTGGGCCCGAGCCGGTACTCATCCGCCAAGTCCTTCAGCCGCTCGATGGCCGCGGGCGCGTCGTAGGGCTCATCGAACATGGCGGCCAGCGTCATCTCGAGCGCCACCCGGAAGGCCTCGCGCGCGGGCTCCTCCTCCTGATACGCGACGACGACGGTGTAGACGCCGGGCTCGCCAGTGCCGCGGGCGCGGCCGTAGCCCACATCGAAGCCCATCTCGTTCTGGAGCGCGATGGTGACGTGCTCGGTGATGTGAGCCAGATAGGTGCCACGATGCAGGCGCTCGACGAAGCCCCCGGGGCGTCCGACACTGCACTCGTGCCGGTGCAAGCCCGGGAGCCATGACGTCAGGCGCTCGACAAAGCCGGGGAAGGAATTGCTCGGGCGCTCCTCCAAGGGGCCAATGTCGAGCTCGACGCGCAGCACTGTCTTGTACGCGTACAGGTTGGGCCCCCGCAGGGCCTGAATCTTTCGAACCGTGACGCCATGC
This window of the Hyalangium minutum genome carries:
- the yedA gene encoding drug/metabolite exporter YedA, coding for MSSTAPSLTAALHAESTPADPRKGWIVFCLFALYVIWGSTYLAIRWTLVGGFTPLMMGGLRFTVAGTILYAVLRLRGMAAPTREQWKAGAFTGLLLLVIGNGCVAFAQQSVPSGVAALVVGSMPLWAALFGGLSDGQWPGRAERWGLGLGFFGIVLLNQGGELGHQGLPVLALLFAPLSWAYGSVWGRRSPSMPPGLMTTATQMICAGVMLVGLSFAVGERMTHLPDTRALLSFVYLIGFGSLVAFSAYGYLLRNARPAIATSYAYVNPLVAMLLGLGLGGETPGPHAFLAMTAILAAVVLITRKASKPRRAEAAATGISTS
- a CDS encoding cyanophycinase, producing the protein MRKKHAGDLLVIGGSEQKESDEDRAILAYAAKQAGTQGHILLLTVASSEPEAMEETYRAAFGRLGANRLEVLDIRTREQAYDPANLQKVEEAAVMFFTGGDQLRITSQIGGSPLLERILALHKSGTAIVGTSAGAAAMSETMLIGGPTNKSCLATLAMAPGLGLLEGVVVDSHFAERGRFGRLMGAVAQNPHNLGIGIDEDTAIHVTNDEEFVVLGSGAVYVIDGSTIRYTNLSDRQKAERIFTIHDARVHVLGRDDRFSLTERRPIAPPKIVQ
- a CDS encoding nuclear transport factor 2 family protein is translated as MYDDAFEIRHIAESLLYRYATCLDDGPLEHWPRCFTDTGQYRLIPRENLVQNVPVALMHCTSRGQLEECVTTLMRTHATVPYACRHLYTNVQVELPRGGRALVRANYAIYHMVEEGEVDLLSMGRVEARVLLEPQPLFERMDVIYEMCRLSGLKIYPL
- the cphA gene encoding cyanophycin synthetase; this encodes MTAHGVTVRKIQALRGPNLYAYKTVLRVELDIGPLEERPSNSFPGFVERLTSWLPGLHRHECSVGRPGGFVERLHRGTYLAHITEHVTIALQNEMGFDVGYGRARGTGEPGVYTVVVAYQEEEPAREAFRVALEMTLAAMFDEPYDAPAAIERLKDLADEYRLGPSTKAIVDAARKRRIPVKRLTPTGSLVQLGYGVYQKRIMASQTSDTSAIAVDICQEKPLTNTILRAVGISVPEGRTVKSADEAWDVAQDLGLPVILKPEAGNQGKGVMVNLRSEAEVRAAYAVASQYRGDVLVERHIEGDDYRLLVVDGKMVAAARRDPAQVMGDGKSTIAQLVEVANRDPRRRPGHSSSLTRIRLDDAAQVVLQQQGFTGDSVPAAGQAVKLRQNCNLSTGGTAADVTDVVHPSNARLAELAAQMLNLDIAGIDLLCKDIRRPLAEQGGAIVEVNAAPGLRMHIQPTSGVPRDVGGPIIDMLYPPGTPSRIPIVAVTGTNGKTTVVRLVAHMFETARRRVGFTSTEGTYIRGERILEGDCSGPKSAQAVLLHPRVEAAVLEVARGGILREGLGFDWCSVGVVTNLSSDHLGVGGIDTMEQLARVKQVVVESVAEEGAAVLNADDPRVAEMAAASKGKVVYFGRSPENPILQAHMLQGGSCVFVENNIIVTAQGHIRQMLVELERVTFTAGGTLRFQLENALAATAAAWASGLNPALIVRALTTFRTDMRTTPGRFNLFGLAERQVILDYGHNVGAMKALGEALPRTEGRRTLMAIGLPGDRRDEDILATFQETLSFVDEYVLYDLKDRRDRAALEIPQMMKSCLPPGTPFHFAKDQREAILRAFQQTRTGDRMVIIADIVHEALEVLEALAEVDEDAACENPVERVFE
- a CDS encoding amidohydrolase family protein, which encodes MLTLIRNGTLLIPAPAGVQSLLLVGDRIARLGPVEESALSALGLPFEVVDASGCLVIPGLVDPHEHIIGAGGEKGFSSRMPEVRVEQLLLAGITTVVGCLGTDSSTRHLGALVGKARQLTEQGVTALLYTGGFHLPPRTLTGSVEDDLTFIDCMIGVGEVAISDVRSSQPTVDELARLVSSALVGGRTAGKAGVTHFHAGPGRARLAMLHALLDGYEVLPESLYVTHANRTEALMDDAIALARRGAFVDLDTVDPGLGPWIRYYLDHGGAPGQLTVSSDAHTAGASPARLLEELISTVREHGFALDRVLPFFTSNPATALKLPRKGRLALGADADVLVMKEDTLELLHVFTRGQHRVGDGQIVVAQGDGGV